In the genome of Helicobacter colisuis, one region contains:
- a CDS encoding DnaJ domain-containing protein, with protein sequence MEILLLITIVIIAVAFINFKDYLSNPHKRPQIQDSNYNFKEEFQNYEDPYKALSKEEKIKKSEYGIMVSLMSKLAQSDGKICELEEELMESTIEDIAQAILLQSAMNQKQEILEILHTIFRNTTEDVETLSLAYAELTKGQYKTRLKLVEYLLSLAYADRVLGEKEREVILDVAAYLEIQNDDFNALYDSFVEFYSREMAYQDYKEACATLGVSEDSDMETIKRAYKDLVRQYHPDILHHKGLEESIIKTYTEKLQKINAAYEVVKNHKREQDGE encoded by the coding sequence ATGGAAATTTTATTATTAATTACTATTGTTATTATTGCAGTTGCGTTTATTAATTTTAAAGATTATTTATCCAATCCTCATAAGCGCCCACAAATACAAGATTCTAACTATAATTTTAAGGAAGAGTTCCAAAATTATGAAGATCCCTATAAAGCTTTAAGTAAAGAAGAAAAGATTAAAAAAAGCGAATATGGGATTATGGTTAGCTTGATGTCTAAATTAGCACAAAGCGATGGAAAGATTTGTGAATTAGAAGAAGAGTTAATGGAAAGCACAATTGAAGATATTGCTCAAGCAATTCTTTTGCAAAGCGCAATGAACCAAAAGCAAGAGATTTTAGAGATTCTGCATACTATTTTTAGAAATACCACAGAAGATGTTGAAACATTGAGTTTGGCTTATGCAGAACTTACCAAGGGGCAATATAAAACTCGTTTGAAACTTGTAGAATATTTGTTGAGTTTGGCTTATGCTGATAGGGTTTTAGGTGAAAAAGAGCGTGAGGTTATTTTAGATGTTGCTGCTTACTTGGAAATTCAAAATGATGATTTTAATGCTTTGTATGATTCTTTTGTAGAATTTTATTCTAGGGAAATGGCATATCAAGACTATAAAGAAGCTTGTGCTACTTTGGGTGTTAGCGAAGATTCAGATATGGAGACTATCAAAAGGGCTTATAAGGATTTAGTGCGTCAATATCATCCTGATATTTTGCACCATAAGGGATTAGAAGAATCAATTATTAAAACCTACACCGAAAAACTACAAAAAATCAATGCAGCTTATGAAGTGGTTAAGAATCATAAAAGAGAGCAAGATGGAGAATAA
- a CDS encoding CheR family methyltransferase produces the protein MPLISSNEIDKARDLIYEMAGIYLPSNKDSTIKNRLDKLARDLGIDDFDNFFIQLKSGRFKQEFINSFTTNKTDFFREGFHFLDMINRILPHRFKESEPIKVYCSASSTGEEPYSIAATLLYAKEIYHSKTPISLLATDIDTSVLEFAKRGKYIVDTFLNPLPTWLELKDFFDMTPKSQREILMDAKSSLKNIIKFKQHNLYAKTYPFGKNEFDIIFCRNVLIYFKVSDQEEILQKLFNCLKVGGTLYLGHSESILGLASKVDRLGQNTFIKIKD, from the coding sequence TTGCCACTCATCAGTAGCAATGAAATCGATAAAGCACGAGATTTAATCTATGAGATGGCTGGGATTTATTTGCCAAGTAATAAAGATTCTACAATAAAAAATCGCCTTGATAAATTGGCGCGTGATTTAGGAATAGATGATTTTGATAATTTTTTTATACAGCTTAAGAGTGGGCGATTTAAGCAGGAATTTATCAATAGTTTTACCACTAACAAAACAGATTTTTTTCGCGAGGGGTTCCATTTTTTGGATATGATTAATCGAATCTTGCCCCATCGATTCAAAGAAAGTGAACCTATTAAGGTGTATTGCTCGGCAAGCTCTACTGGAGAAGAGCCTTATTCTATTGCTGCAACTTTGCTTTATGCAAAAGAAATTTATCATTCCAAAACCCCTATAAGTTTATTAGCTACAGATATTGATACTTCAGTTTTGGAGTTTGCTAAAAGAGGTAAATATATCGTGGATACTTTTTTAAATCCACTTCCAACTTGGTTGGAGTTAAAAGATTTTTTTGATATGACGCCAAAAAGTCAAAGAGAAATCTTAATGGACGCTAAGTCAAGCTTAAAAAATATTATTAAATTTAAACAACATAATTTGTATGCCAAGACTTATCCTTTTGGGAAAAATGAATTTGATATTATTTTTTGTCGTAATGTTTTGATTTATTTTAAAGTGAGCGATCAAGAGGAGATTTTGCAAAAGCTTTTTAATTGTTTGAAAGTTGGTGGAACTCTTTATTTGGGTCATTCTGAAAGTATTTTAGGATTGGCTTCTAAAGTTGATCGTTTAGGGCAGAATACCTTTATTAAAATAAAGGACTAA
- the ciaB gene encoding invasion protein CiaB, with protein sequence MENKILLDIARLYRYLEEENKKTNALYENIKSNVPEFLKPVFEKLPNNQEVLLALIDRVVALKEGALLNILNKLQFKEEDILEVRALMLHITENFYVKKHQKLLEFVRNENLLTPFLRELLVSVHQVGLVFNSFFANWQEKLILGINKDLSQKFNDNLPSILEALKSAEEVSQNGEVSDRSYSVPVLKENAYQAIAYADFFKEDFELFQTTFEKMLLSLELIPEVCPKFEQKDSYLAYFKTLQKALMEKDTAKLLESWRDVDRAWMKITTPLQVGHPLEYYEDHYRRAVAPEWDLRIARIYEGKDLLDLDSTSEVNKEAFVEFYSQYTAKMPQTPYKEEIDFCVQESLVKTQSYGGQPLLFYGAELNGLFSAQVVPNDESVSSKYGKKIFYFPDRVWEISCAKPFMLLSRKTFPEEFLDFNREMLYYRKEDWYKVYEISTIGHEFGHILWVSLDSELQINRSGQFKNIEEFKATMGGLAYYFVAKNQPLLKELVFNTISRAVGLMAWKKEGEVLPYYCEGLIHLDILFSAGILEYVGNFESVALEIREEKIPQLIEKYLQTYDELIEIYLNKADALEFLSRYALKDKEGYFMPLRKEVCAFVRDYYEQYNAIGQVVDTLSIAKWKENYLKGKKLATHQ encoded by the coding sequence ATGGAGAATAAGATTCTTTTAGATATTGCTAGGCTTTATCGCTATTTAGAGGAAGAAAATAAAAAAACTAATGCTTTGTATGAAAATATTAAAAGTAATGTTCCAGAATTTCTAAAACCAGTTTTTGAAAAACTGCCCAATAATCAAGAAGTTTTGTTAGCGCTTATTGATAGAGTTGTAGCCCTAAAAGAAGGCGCTTTGTTAAATATTTTAAATAAACTTCAATTCAAGGAAGAGGATATTTTAGAAGTTCGTGCCTTAATGTTGCATATCACAGAAAATTTTTATGTAAAAAAACATCAAAAACTTTTGGAATTTGTTAGAAATGAGAATCTTTTAACACCTTTTTTACGAGAATTATTAGTAAGCGTTCATCAAGTGGGTTTGGTTTTTAATAGTTTTTTTGCAAATTGGCAAGAAAAACTAATTTTAGGAATCAATAAAGATTTGAGTCAAAAATTCAATGATAATTTGCCTAGTATTCTTGAGGCTTTAAAGAGCGCTGAGGAAGTTTCACAAAATGGCGAAGTAAGCGATAGAAGCTACTCGGTGCCTGTATTAAAAGAAAATGCGTATCAAGCCATCGCTTATGCAGATTTTTTTAAAGAGGATTTTGAGTTATTTCAAACTACTTTTGAAAAAATGCTTTTAAGTCTTGAGCTCATTCCTGAAGTTTGCCCAAAATTTGAACAAAAAGATTCTTATCTTGCATATTTTAAAACACTGCAAAAAGCTTTGATGGAAAAAGATACCGCAAAACTTTTAGAATCTTGGCGTGATGTGGATAGGGCTTGGATGAAAATCACAACGCCATTGCAAGTGGGGCATCCTTTGGAGTATTATGAAGATCATTATAGAAGAGCAGTGGCGCCAGAGTGGGATTTAAGAATTGCTAGAATCTATGAGGGAAAAGATTTACTTGATTTGGATTCTACTAGTGAAGTTAATAAAGAGGCTTTTGTGGAATTTTATTCTCAATATACAGCAAAAATGCCACAAACTCCATATAAAGAAGAAATTGATTTTTGCGTTCAAGAATCTTTAGTAAAAACACAAAGTTATGGCGGACAGCCTTTGTTGTTTTATGGTGCAGAGCTAAATGGTTTGTTTAGTGCGCAAGTTGTGCCAAATGATGAGAGTGTGAGCTCTAAATATGGCAAAAAGATTTTTTATTTTCCAGATAGAGTATGGGAGATTTCTTGTGCTAAGCCTTTTATGCTTTTAAGCCGTAAAACTTTTCCTGAAGAGTTTTTGGATTTTAATCGCGAGATGCTTTATTATCGCAAAGAAGATTGGTATAAAGTTTATGAGATTTCTACTATAGGACATGAGTTTGGACATATTTTGTGGGTTAGCTTGGATAGTGAATTGCAAATTAATAGAAGTGGTCAATTTAAGAATATTGAAGAGTTTAAAGCTACAATGGGTGGTTTAGCCTATTATTTTGTTGCTAAGAATCAACCATTACTAAAAGAACTTGTGTTTAATACTATTTCAAGGGCTGTTGGGTTAATGGCTTGGAAAAAAGAGGGTGAAGTGTTACCTTATTATTGTGAGGGATTGATACACCTCGATATTCTCTTTAGCGCTGGAATCTTGGAATATGTTGGAAATTTTGAATCGGTGGCTTTAGAGATTCGTGAGGAAAAAATACCACAATTGATTGAAAAGTATTTGCAAACTTACGATGAGCTTATTGAGATTTATTTAAATAAAGCAGATGCGCTAGAGTTTCTCTCAAGGTATGCTCTAAAGGATAAAGAGGGGTATTTTATGCCCTTAAGGAAAGAGGTATGTGCTTTTGTGAGAGATTATTATGAACAATATAATGCCATAGGGCAAGTGGTTGATACTTTAAGCATAGCTAAGTGGAAAGAAAATTATTTAAAAGGTAAGAAACTTGCCACTCATCAGTAG